Proteins encoded by one window of Gemmatimonadota bacterium:
- a CDS encoding cysteine hydrolase: MHNIGISNEIVERVMKRRGRFHLYDSFEPATCALVVIDMQNAFCKPGAPAEVPLSRGTIGNINRLAAELRDRGGDVIWIVSEFHCNGGKSEWENFFNNMVSGEVRERTMQYMAPGQEGGKLWHELETDENDIHLVKNRYGCLSPGASKLERVLRSRAIETLLIAGTKTNICCETAARTAFDLDFNVVLIEDCCSTLSDREHQATLETIIQQFGDVMTGQEFIERCVKSGDYADEKRR, from the coding sequence ATGCACAACATAGGAATAAGTAATGAGATCGTCGAGCGGGTTATGAAGCGGCGCGGGCGGTTCCATCTTTATGACAGCTTCGAGCCGGCAACGTGCGCGCTGGTGGTGATCGATATGCAGAACGCCTTCTGCAAACCGGGGGCGCCGGCCGAGGTGCCGCTCAGCCGCGGGACCATCGGCAATATCAACCGGTTGGCCGCGGAACTACGCGACCGGGGTGGCGACGTGATCTGGATCGTCAGTGAATTCCACTGCAACGGCGGTAAATCCGAGTGGGAGAATTTCTTCAATAACATGGTTTCCGGCGAGGTGCGCGAGCGCACCATGCAGTACATGGCGCCGGGACAGGAAGGCGGCAAGCTCTGGCACGAACTGGAAACGGATGAGAACGACATCCACCTGGTCAAGAACCGTTACGGTTGCCTCTCTCCGGGCGCCTCGAAACTGGAACGGGTGTTGCGCAGCCGCGCCATCGAAACCCTGCTGATAGCCGGGACAAAAACCAATATCTGTTGCGAGACCGCGGCGCGCACTGCCTTCGACCTGGATTTCAACGTGGTCCTGATCGAGGACTGCTGCTCTACCCTGTCCGATCGCGAACACCAGGCCACGCTGGAGACCATCATCCAGCAGTTCGGCGACGTGATGACCGGGCAGGAGTTCATAGAACGCTGTGTTAAATCGGGAGATTATGCTGATGAAAAACGTAGATGA
- a CDS encoding nucleoside deaminase: MKNVDEHYLRVAFREAARALERGNHGFGALLVNADGEPVLAAQNSVVTDRDVTAHAEMNLIRAASRKFEPGQLKSSTLYASAEPCPMCAAAIVWANIRRVVFGLSMEGTYELYDAGPDDPTLRMNAADVFGEARWPMEVIGPMLEDESRAGFP, translated from the coding sequence ATGAAAAACGTAGATGAACACTACCTGCGCGTAGCCTTCAGGGAGGCTGCCAGGGCTCTTGAACGGGGCAATCACGGTTTCGGGGCGTTGCTGGTGAATGCGGACGGCGAACCGGTACTGGCGGCGCAGAACTCGGTAGTTACCGACAGGGACGTGACCGCGCATGCGGAAATGAACTTGATTCGGGCCGCATCCAGGAAATTCGAACCTGGGCAGCTTAAATCGTCCACACTGTATGCCAGCGCCGAACCCTGCCCCATGTGCGCCGCCGCCATTGTCTGGGCCAACATCCGCCGTGTCGTCTTCGGGTTAAGTATGGAAGGGACTTACGAGTTATACGACGCCGGCCCGGATGACCCTACATTGCGTATGAACGCCGCCGACGTGTTCGGTGAAGCCCGCTGGCCCATGGAAGTCATCGGCCCGATGCT